One part of the Bacteroidia bacterium genome encodes these proteins:
- a CDS encoding universal stress protein encodes MTNSQSNRVLKNISEERRIHHILVPIDFSEAAHNAFEYALHIAEMLNARLSVLHVYQDVHANLSYIPAQFVSALREEKLDKAHALLDRYLEEARSDLGKSVRASSSLRSGHAASEIVKFAKEQNTDMIIMGTQGANSPSEQILGSIAARVIQRCKCCPVLAIPSTTSFRPIRKIMYALSLEDNDAESVEELINFSSAMKSSLICTTVKAENSNWAMLEKGFIEQLENWENEGKLTLSIQETRDIIDGLRAFMDANRIDIIAMKTHSERASFQERSQSLTRKILMDVRVPVLAFQKED; translated from the coding sequence ATGACTAATAGCCAAAGCAATCGAGTTCTGAAAAATATTTCTGAAGAAAGGCGAATCCACCATATACTGGTTCCCATAGATTTTTCAGAGGCAGCACATAATGCATTTGAATACGCCCTTCATATAGCAGAAATGCTGAATGCAAGATTGAGTGTTTTGCATGTTTACCAGGACGTACATGCCAATTTGTCTTATATCCCCGCACAGTTCGTTTCGGCGCTTCGGGAAGAAAAACTGGACAAAGCACATGCTCTGCTGGATAGATATTTAGAGGAAGCCCGATCTGATTTGGGAAAATCTGTACGAGCCTCTTCCAGTTTGCGAAGTGGACATGCAGCCTCTGAGATCGTAAAATTTGCGAAAGAACAAAATACGGATATGATCATCATGGGTACACAGGGTGCAAACAGTCCTTCAGAGCAAATTCTTGGTAGCATAGCTGCACGGGTGATCCAGAGATGCAAGTGCTGTCCGGTTTTGGCTATTCCTTCCACTACCAGCTTTCGACCGATCCGAAAGATTATGTACGCCCTTAGCCTGGAGGACAATGATGCAGAAAGCGTAGAGGAGTTGATCAATTTCTCCAGTGCTATGAAAAGTAGCCTGATCTGTACCACCGTCAAGGCCGAAAATTCTAATTGGGCCATGCTGGAAAAGGGCTTTATCGAACAGCTTGAAAACTGGGAAAATGAAGGCAAGCTGACTTTGTCGATCCAGGAGACACGAGATATAATTGATGGATTGCGAGCTTTTATGGATGCTAATAGAATAGACATTATCGCGATGAAAACGCATTCAGAAAGAGCAAGCTTTCAAGAACGATCTCAAAGCCTTACACGGAAAATACTCATGGATGTCCGCGTCCCTGTTCTGGCCTTTCAAAAAGAAGATTAA
- a CDS encoding S8 family serine peptidase yields MKKYFIISLGLFLALSFSQKLSAQKAPKKGEKLILHSKEEGAIPNQYMVILEDEFFAPFIKSAAFKRMKKREQKAEALKSYTNQVRSKLAPFLRDQKIDQKSVKKIYGGAFVGFVAILNADQIKKLTSLKVVKWIEQDARFKIVIIPGTFKPFKVQKVDWGVELVGSGNGSSLERIAFVVDTGIDQDHPDLRVNRSLSSSMIVSEPGKDDNNGHGTHCAGIIAAKDNLIGTKGVAAGATVVGVKVLDRNGDGTWSDLLDGISYTAAVANPGDVANFSLGAPGSHWLASWSIRLFLGGRGIFVSIAAGNSNMHAGGYAPANTNGSRIFTVSNMMEDRRIAASSNFGNGPVDYAAPGTDIYSTDKDGGYTTKSGTSMAAPHVAGILLLRNGVVRTNGVLLVDKDPVRDPVASAN; encoded by the coding sequence GTGAAAAAGTATTTCATTATCAGCCTGGGCTTATTCCTGGCCCTATCCTTTAGCCAAAAACTTAGTGCGCAGAAAGCTCCTAAGAAAGGGGAAAAACTCATTTTGCATTCTAAAGAAGAAGGAGCCATTCCCAACCAATACATGGTCATTCTGGAAGATGAATTTTTTGCTCCCTTTATCAAAAGCGCTGCCTTTAAGCGGATGAAAAAGAGAGAGCAGAAAGCAGAAGCCCTTAAATCCTATACAAATCAGGTTAGGTCAAAACTGGCTCCCTTTCTCCGAGATCAAAAAATCGATCAAAAATCTGTAAAGAAAATTTATGGAGGGGCATTTGTTGGTTTTGTAGCCATTCTGAACGCGGATCAGATCAAGAAACTGACTTCCCTGAAAGTTGTAAAATGGATTGAACAGGATGCCCGATTCAAGATTGTGATCATTCCCGGGACCTTTAAGCCTTTCAAAGTTCAAAAAGTAGATTGGGGGGTCGAATTGGTTGGCTCCGGAAATGGATCCAGTTTAGAAAGAATAGCCTTTGTTGTAGATACGGGTATTGATCAGGACCATCCCGACTTAAGAGTGAACCGTTCTCTGAGTTCCTCTATGATCGTTTCGGAGCCGGGTAAAGATGACAATAATGGTCATGGCACCCATTGTGCCGGGATTATTGCTGCAAAAGACAATCTCATTGGAACCAAAGGAGTGGCTGCAGGAGCCACGGTAGTTGGGGTAAAAGTGCTGGATCGAAATGGAGATGGGACCTGGTCAGATTTACTGGATGGTATTTCTTATACAGCAGCTGTCGCAAACCCGGGGGATGTAGCCAACTTTAGCCTGGGAGCACCCGGTTCTCACTGGTTGGCAAGTTGGAGCATCAGACTATTTCTGGGAGGCCGTGGAATTTTTGTATCGATCGCTGCTGGAAATTCCAATATGCATGCTGGTGGTTATGCACCTGCAAATACCAATGGATCTCGGATATTTACGGTTTCCAATATGATGGAAGATAGACGTATCGCTGCCAGTTCAAACTTTGGCAATGGTCCCGTCGATTATGCAGCTCCCGGAACCGATATTTATTCTACCGATAAAGATGGTGGCTATACCACAAAATCAGGTACCTCTATGGCCGCTCCTCATGTTGCAGGTATTTTACTACTGAGAAATGGGGTAGTGCGTACCAATGGAGTGTTATTGGTTGATAAAGATCCTGTAAGAGATCCGGTAGCTTCTGCAAACTAA
- a CDS encoding glycosyl hydrolase, whose protein sequence is MKNFKFLAIFLICAGFYSCSSPAPPASSYSEEDKKFLGIPKDAKLSSASKRALERGYAQGPDWFCNCKSFDLKGDFAFEEGVTRRDPSAVLSIDGKYYVYYSRTTGITKGFHTGDPANKVFPWDLTEIWYATSEDGWTWKEEGLAVGRGPEGAYDDRSVFTPEVMQFEDKFVLTYQTVKHPYVNRVKNQVGMAIATNPGGPFRKLDAPIISPADNGEWLGEEDDRFQVKTRGDFDSHKVHDPCLIYFNNKFHLYYKGERMGEQITLGGREIKHGVAISDKLEGPYIKSPYNPISNSGHEVCVWPYQGGIAAMITTDGPERNTLQWAPDGINFEIKSYIKGGPHAAGLVRSLDTEKSPTEALSWGLTHEYHDYNWQFIRRFECKPPKRAI, encoded by the coding sequence ATGAAGAATTTTAAATTTCTGGCCATATTTCTGATATGCGCAGGCTTCTATTCCTGCTCCTCTCCTGCTCCTCCCGCTAGCAGCTATAGTGAGGAAGACAAAAAGTTTTTGGGCATTCCTAAAGACGCAAAACTCAGTTCCGCAAGTAAACGTGCCCTGGAAAGAGGCTATGCACAAGGGCCTGACTGGTTTTGTAATTGCAAAAGCTTTGACCTAAAAGGAGATTTTGCTTTCGAAGAGGGAGTAACCCGACGCGACCCCAGTGCTGTCCTATCCATTGACGGGAAATACTATGTTTACTATTCAAGGACTACCGGGATTACCAAAGGCTTTCACACAGGAGATCCGGCAAATAAAGTCTTTCCCTGGGATTTGACCGAGATATGGTATGCAACTTCAGAAGATGGTTGGACATGGAAAGAGGAGGGACTTGCAGTAGGAAGAGGGCCAGAGGGAGCCTATGATGACAGATCCGTTTTCACACCAGAAGTCATGCAATTTGAAGATAAGTTTGTTCTCACCTATCAAACCGTCAAGCATCCCTATGTAAACCGAGTCAAAAATCAGGTAGGCATGGCTATTGCGACAAATCCAGGCGGCCCTTTCCGGAAACTGGATGCGCCCATCATTTCCCCGGCGGATAATGGAGAGTGGTTAGGAGAAGAAGATGATCGTTTTCAAGTCAAAACAAGAGGAGATTTTGATAGCCATAAAGTACATGATCCCTGCCTCATCTATTTCAACAATAAATTCCATCTCTATTATAAAGGAGAAAGAATGGGTGAACAAATCACTTTGGGAGGTAGAGAGATCAAACATGGAGTCGCTATTTCGGACAAACTTGAAGGTCCCTATATCAAATCCCCATATAATCCCATTAGCAATAGTGGACATGAGGTCTGCGTATGGCCGTATCAAGGAGGAATAGCAGCGATGATTACGACAGATGGACCAGAACGCAACACCCTGCAATGGGCGCCGGATGGAATCAATTTCGAAATCAAATCATATATCAAAGGTGGCCCCCACGCTGCTGGCCTGGTAAGATCCCTGGATACGGAAAAATCTCCGACAGAAGCCTTAAGCTGGGGACTGACTCACGAATACCATGACTACAATTGGCAATTTATTCGCCGATTTGAATGCAAGCCCCCAAAAAGGGCTATTTAG
- a CDS encoding S8 family serine peptidase — MKKYFILSLSLIFVLSFRQDVYAQKAPKKGEKLILHSKEEGAIPNQYMVMLEDEFFTPFIKSTTFKRLKRREQKAEALKAYKKEARQKLLPFLRDQEIELKSIKKIYAGAFVGFTAVLNEVQIKKLLSLKLVKWIEQDARIKLEIKKGSIRPAKSVQITDWGVEAVGSGEASNLDRIAFVLDTGIDMDHPDLRVNQSLSTSLIASEPDKDDRNGHGTHCAGIIGAKDNVIGTKGVAAGATLVGVKVLNEFGSGNFSDVLDGISYTSSVANPGDVANLSFGARGSQWLLSVFIIGALGNRGIYVTLAAGNSNMHASNYTPANTNGNRIFTISNMMENKHIAPTSNYGNAPVDYAAPGTQIYSTFKDGGFMTLSGTSMAAPHVAGILLLKNGVIKTNGTLLQDKDPIKDKIASAN, encoded by the coding sequence GTGAAAAAGTATTTCATTCTCAGTCTGAGCCTGATTTTTGTCTTATCATTTAGGCAGGATGTCTATGCTCAAAAAGCACCTAAGAAAGGTGAAAAATTGATTTTACATTCCAAGGAAGAAGGGGCTATTCCAAACCAGTACATGGTTATGCTGGAAGATGAATTTTTTACTCCCTTTATTAAAAGCACCACTTTTAAAAGGCTCAAGCGTCGAGAGCAAAAAGCGGAAGCCCTCAAGGCCTACAAGAAAGAGGCAAGGCAGAAACTGCTTCCCTTTCTTCGCGATCAAGAGATTGAACTGAAATCTATTAAAAAGATTTATGCAGGCGCATTTGTCGGATTCACCGCAGTATTGAACGAAGTCCAAATCAAAAAACTCCTGTCTTTGAAGCTTGTCAAATGGATAGAACAGGATGCTCGCATTAAGCTGGAAATAAAAAAAGGATCCATCAGGCCAGCCAAAAGCGTTCAGATTACAGATTGGGGAGTTGAGGCCGTAGGTTCGGGGGAAGCTAGCAATCTCGACAGGATAGCCTTTGTTTTGGATACTGGAATAGATATGGATCATCCAGACTTAAGGGTGAATCAGAGTTTGAGTACTTCCCTGATTGCTTCAGAACCAGACAAAGATGATAGGAATGGGCATGGTACCCATTGCGCAGGTATTATTGGGGCAAAGGACAATGTAATCGGGACCAAAGGAGTAGCAGCTGGTGCAACCTTGGTTGGGGTAAAAGTTCTCAACGAATTTGGCAGTGGAAACTTCTCTGATGTTCTGGACGGAATCTCATACACTTCTTCTGTAGCAAATCCAGGTGATGTTGCGAATCTTAGTTTTGGGGCTAGGGGTTCTCAGTGGTTACTGAGTGTGTTTATCATCGGAGCATTAGGAAATAGAGGCATATATGTAACGCTTGCCGCTGGTAATTCAAATATGCATGCATCAAATTATACGCCAGCCAATACGAATGGAAACAGAATTTTTACCATCTCGAATATGATGGAAAACAAGCATATCGCTCCCACTTCCAATTATGGCAATGCTCCGGTTGACTATGCTGCTCCGGGCACCCAAATTTATTCCACTTTCAAAGATGGAGGTTTTATGACTTTGTCAGGTACTTCTATGGCAGCTCCTCATGTGGCGGGAATTCTTTTGCTAAAAAATGGGGTGATAAAGACTAATGGAACCCTTTTACAGGATAAAGATCCCATAAAGGATAAAATTGCTTCTGCAAATTAA